The genomic region GCCAGCGGCGTCGTCAAGCGGCCAACCGTAAACACCCGCGCTCACCAGCGGGAAGGCAATAGTGCGGGCACCGATCTCGCCTGCTACCTCCATGGAGCGGCGGTAACACGATACGAGTTCTTGACGCGTGCCGCGACCGTACACTGGACCGACAGTGTGAATGACCCATGTGGCAGAAAGGTCGCCCGCGGTAGTCGCTACAGCGTCACCGGTGGGTAGCCCGTCGGGGTACTGCTCCGCACGGACCTTCTTGCAGGCAGCGAGGATCTCCGGGCCGCCAGCACGGTGGATCGCCCCGTCGACCCCACCTCCCCCGAGGAGGGAAGAGTTGGCGGCGTTGACGATAGCGTCGACAAGCTCTCGCGTGATGTCTCCGCGAATGACAGTGAGTTTCATGACTCTGCTAGTTCGCGGGTTTGATCTCGCTCTCGACGACCCACTTGTGGTTCTTCATGGTCATACCGTCAGCCTCAACGTCGACCATGTAGACAGTCTCATCGGTAGAGCTGTCGATCGTGGCTGTCGCACCCTTCATGCCCTTCATGTGCTCGGCGGTGACAACTTTCTCGGTGCCGTCGGCCAAGCGCTCCTCGCCAGCATCCTCGAGCTC from Corynebacterium genitalium ATCC 33030 harbors:
- a CDS encoding O-acetyl-ADP-ribose deacetylase produces the protein MKLTVIRGDITRELVDAIVNAANSSLLGGGGVDGAIHRAGGPEILAACKKVRAEQYPDGLPTGDAVATTAGDLSATWVIHTVGPVYGRGTRQELVSCYRRSMEVAGEIGARTIAFPLVSAGVYGWPLDDAAGCAIEGVTESGVEMDEVRFVAFSPETEEALQKALGGR